CCCATAGAACATGACAGGCCAGGTCTCCTGGTGATATTGTTAAATCTCTTCAAAACCCATACTTGTCATATCTATTTTTCATTAGCCTTCGAGTTGGTGGAGGCTGTAGGGGGATGATCTCTTGAAATATTCATTTCACAAGCACCAAAGACATGCTGCGACTCTCTTTTAGCGATCAAccccatttttcttttttaggtAAATGTAGCTGCAGCCACACAAATGTTTAGCTGTGCATTTGCTGCGGAAAATAAACAATCTGATGATTTCAAGTGGCGCAAGCGATGGAGTGGAACTATATTTCGAGATCGAGCATCGCGAGGCAGGGCTCTGGTTTGCCTTCAACACAGTGTGATAGCCAATGATTCCAGTCATGCTGTTTTGAACACTGGAGCGTTgcatttttctcctttcttaACAAAACCCCAATGTTTAATGGCCACCGATGATCTAATCATTTCAACCGGCTGAGCCCAAGCAGCAGCTACGAAAAAAAATTACTCAACAATTCCTTCCTGTTCCTCGTGCACACTGGGATCCCACTGCACATGCCTGTTGTGATGCACGGGAGCTGGGGGAGGATAACGGTTGTAGTGCTGGAGCAAAATCAGCCAGTGCAAATAATAAAGGCATCACCTTGCTTATGAGGGAAAGGCTTCGCATGAGAGAGATGTCACTTGAACTGACATGCAGTGCTCATGTGCAGAACCAGAAACAGGCTTGATGGTGCCACTCAGGTGAAGATGGCATTAAACTGCAGCAGGCTATATGCCCCCCCACTATTCCTTGCACGATTTGATTATGATCTGTATTGCATTCTTATGGTAGACTGCAAAGGTGGAATGTCAGACCTGTAAACACAGAAGGCAGGAAGAACCAGCCCCATATGCCATGAACACTCAAAAAGCACACGATGGACTACCACCacccctcccaccctccctcctgCAGATATGAGAttacacatgaaacacacatcAAGTAGTATCGATGCAatgctggaggaagaggaggaggaggaggagaataaagtgtttgggggggggaacTATGCTTGGTGATTGCATGCAAAATGAGGAGAAATCGCCCTTGGGTCGTTGTGCAACATCCCTGCATGCACACTGTAAAGATATTGCGTGTGTCACAGTGGTGCAGCCCCGCGTTGTATCCAGGCACCTCGCGGGCTAAATGTGACATCTCTGTGCTAAGGGGTTCACGAAACTGGAGTTACCCTCCACTTCCTAGTTGAGCGCTGCTGTCACAGCCCCGGCTAACACCCGCGTCCACGGCGAGCAGCCGGACgtttctgctgctcctgccACGACACTCGTTTCTCTCCAAGTGTGCGTCCCCCTCCCCATGAAAGCGAACACTTACATTTCACCACCCTGTCCGTCGTAGATAACTTCGGCTCATCACTCGGCTTGTTTTCGGACATTTCCAGTGTGATATAACGCTGCGACGCGGCGACAGAAAAACGCTCCGCTTCTTCTCTTCGTCTCGCTGCTGCCGAACAACTCTCCCCGGGTCTATCCGAGGGAAATGGGCCGCAGTGATCTCACTGGGTCCGATCAGCGGCCAAAAATACTCGAGGACAGGGCTTGggtttctgctgctggaggagctgctccgTCTGATTGACTCCTACTCTCCGGGAGCAGTGCGCACTCTAACGTGCTGACGCCCCGCGGACCCGCCCACCGCATCGCCCAGCGCCGCTTCCCATTGGCGGAGGGCGACGCGCTGCCGCTCCCGCACTGTACATTCACACTTTTCTGTTCCTGTGTCAAGTCTGCCGCGATCAGCCTGTATGAATTACTTATGATAAACGTGTAGCAGGGAGTGCACGctgcatgaatgaatgaacagagACACGGGACATAAACTAATGTTCAAAGATGCACGCATATTAAACTTAAGCACCAATACACAGGCTTTAAATCCcttgattgttgttttgtttgttgtcccATCGTCCATGTCCCCTTTCAATCTGTTGAGCTCAGAGTCATTAAACTCAGTCTCCACTTTGGCATTCATCCAGTCTTTCAGGTCTGGGGATACAACACGTTTCCAGTGTCTTGACATCATTCTGGAGGCTGTAACCAAACCTACcataataacagaaaatattaaaaatgaacacacatTAAACCTAGCACCAAAACATAATCGCATCAAACATTTTGCTCTGactcacagttttttttctcccctgtttttcttaatttccttGCGTAATTCAGTTATTATATTTAGGGCTGAGCAATTTAATAAAAGTCCAATATACTGATGGGTTTTCTATGAACTGTGCCATCACAGTGACGAAGTAGAGAATATGAACAGTTATTAAAAAAAGTAGATCACATCTTCAaagttaaaatttaaataaatttttCACTTTTACCAAGACatgcaattcttttttttgtataatttgacgtgggtaataaaacaatatcaattattattggaatataattttcatcaaaataACACATCTTataacaagataaaaaaagtCCCAAAATATTGCTATAAATTAAGTACACATTCATTCTGTCTGTGGAATACGATGGTTCATATGCAATCCTTTCACTgaacatattctcacactgcacatatgtttttgtttttacactgtatatattagtttttattccattcatatattttttatatttccttacacttaGGTATTGCATGTGACTTATTACATATTAATACATATTCTTGACTTTTgctaatattattaataaaggattatcttatatTATCTTAAGTATTTGTCATTCGCAAATTtgcttgattttatttcttaatttataAGGACAGTGCAGACTAAACTACATTTCTGTAAATTTACTAGTGTTAGACATTTGGCAGATGATAAGATGTTCTAAAAAACCTACCAACATCAATGGCTTTCCTTACTATGAGATAAACAGTTACATTTTTAAGATGGGAActcaaaatgtatatattttgagGTAGTAACTCAAAATGAATACACGTAAAGCACAAATAATGAGATAATTAATAGTTAACCCTAATTAAtagctaaccctaacccttgtgAGACAATAAGTAATAATTATGAGACAAAAACTTTAATTCTGGGTTTAATCAAAATTATAACTAAATATCTCGTCGTTTTAATTTTCCTCCTGACTAACCTCTAAATTATTTTACTGGCAAACATGAACTTCAATATCTCAGGGCCAGATTTTGCTCTGGATATTGTTTGCTCCCTCAGGGTGAATCCTGATACTTTTATGACCCCCTGACCTTTTCATGTTGAAATTTCCAAGAGCTCTTCTCAAGCGCCACCCTCAGGACAAAGCCATGGCACTGCACACATGATATTTCACACTTTAACAGGCATATCTCCATAAACTCTGCAGAGAATGTTCATGCTCCCATGGAGATAAACCACTGTACATTAATAGCCCTCGTCCTTTACTCCAGCACCACCCTCAGGACAAATTTAGCAGTTTCAGTTCTTTTGGGTTACTCTTATGATCAAATTGTCAATGTTGTATTTGAGGCCATGGTTAACCCCTCACCTAATGTATCGCCGCGTCACTTGATATGTTAAAGTAGCTTGTTTTGACGGCTCTGGTGTCTGCTGCAGACGACTTTCAGCTTTGTTGAACTCACAGCAGATCCACAGGATATCATGTCCTGTCTTTGGAGGCAAAGTGTGTGGATCTGCATGCATGATCTATCACTGGTGAGTCACCAGGTACACAGCGGCGGCAATTTGCAAGAAGACGACTGCAGCTTTCACCCACTCATTTTTTCTCAACGCTTGTGCATTTCAGTTACCCCCGCCACTGCTGCTCAAAGCAAGCAAATTAATAAACGACGGCAAACTGCTATTTGCGAGACAGGGGGTATGGTTAAGAGTCAGTTGTTTGGCAGGGGGAGGCAGTTAATGAAGGCCTGAGTTTCACATTTCTCTCAATGTGTGTGGTTATGGgtgaggttgtgtgtggttatgtgtgtggttgtgtgtgtgtgtgtgcctgtggtAGGTCAGACAATCAGACATTCACACCAGATCATTAGTTTCTGGCTCCAGCCTCAGGCTCCGGCGCTTTGCTTTACACTGATGGCTCTGCATACTTCATTAAACTCTGGTCAAATCTGCGACTCAGGTTTTTCACTTTCCATTCACCTGTTGTCTGCTTGACAGTGACCTTTACGTGTCTTATTTGCTTACACATAGAGCCACCGTGTCTTTATATAATACAGTACTAAGTTATGGCCATGAAAGGAATGGTGTGGGATATatattcttttcttcttctgtacatgtggttgtttttaaacTCCATAAAAACACGAGAAAAGATGGAAACCTTTCCTCTCAAAATGATGTTTTCAAACTGGAAATCCTTAGTTACACTGTGACCTTTTTCATCTTTCCTCTTCGCTACATAAACATTAGCGAGACATCAGCTTTTTATAActtcatgttttattgcttCACGTTTATAAACCcccatttattttttcatgagGTTTGGTGGTCTCAGCACCAGTGAAATATTGACAGCGAACTAAATCAGTTTTGTGAATTTCCATGACATTCAGTTTGCACAAATTACTTTTAATTCTGATCAAATTACTTGGAATTGCTGCTTTAATTTTTGAATAACAAACCGTCACATCCAGGCTTGTTCCTTATCACCGGGTTAGCGGACAGGCCTTTTTGTTCCATCgaattatttctttattcattgtGACGTAGCAGGAAACTCTCTTATCTGAGGTCCTCTATATAATAGGCGTGCTGTTTGAAATAGTTAGTGTGAAGACCTGCAGGCACACCACACTGTAGCCATGAGCCACACAGGTAAGCTTTACTTTGCTTGAATTTTTCAGCGAGTTATTACAATTTTTCTGGgataatgaaaatgatgaattgGTTTAATTTTGTATATGATGCCTCAGAgcaacatatatataaataatattagtGCAATATAGCTTGGATTTaagtattaaatgtatttaaatagttttgcaTTTAATGATAAAGCAGCATCAAGAGCAAGATTTACTCTGGTAGTGAAGTTATGTCACTGCATCCTATTCATTCAGTATTTTACATATTAATATGCTGCACTGACAGTGAGAGCAGAATCATTTTTAAACTACTTGGGTAAGTTTCAGATTTGTCTTGAAACTGTTTCACTGTGGGTATGTGTTTGCAGACTAAATATGTTTAAACGCAATAGGAGGAATGTGATGTTTTTCCATAGAATATTAAAAACTGCACTCACAGATGCCTTTTCCTTGTAGCGGAGGAGCTGCTGATCATCTATCAGACTGAGGCAGAGCAATGGGCAACGTACCTGAAGTCAGTCTTCACCGGTCCCATCCCAGAGGCTGGCATCTGCTGCTACGACATCGCCACGGCGTCTAGTCGACAGGACGACTTCCTCAGGCTCACCGGCTACAGCTGCAAACTCCTGATCCTCTCCAAAGGCATGCTGGACGGCCTCAGCCAGATGTGGCGCTTCTTCCTGGCCCGCGTGTTGAGCCCCGCCGCTcaggtggtggtgctgctgtgTGGCGTGGAGAGTCTGACCCCGCTGCTGGAGCTGGTGCCCCTGAATGGTGACGAGTGCCTGCAGATTTCCAGCGAACAAGACCTTCATGAGTACCTATCCACTGTCACTGATATTGTGAGAAAAGGTatcatattttttacttttctgagGACCCAGAAAAACTGTATAATTTCTGATAAAGACACAGTGTCACCATCTTAAATACCCATAAACCAATTTGAATAGAATATATGAACGAATATATCTGCGTGGTAGTTTTAAAGTCTTGATACCCACATTACTAAGTGTAGATACGATGCAGATGACAAGATATTAACTTTGTGCTGATAAAACGTCACTGGCAAATAAATCGTTTAAAGGGAGTTCTAAGTGTGCAGATCTTCTCTTTTTCAAGcgttttgtgatgttttgttgatcCAGCACCCATCAAAAGATATTTttactggatgtgtgtgttgttcctaTTTTTGGGGggttaaaagaaacaaagcatTGCTTCAGTGGCCACCTATTTAACACTATATACAAATCTTCTAAAACATAAGGAGTAAAACAGACTGAAATTTGGACACAGTCTGCATCCCAGTGTTGAAAATCCAGAACACAATCTGTACATCTTTAGCATAACAAGTTCACATGGCCTTGCTGTTCATCTGCCATGAAAAAAATGCTCATGATTTTTGAGAATCCTCTTGGAAACCTGTTTACAGACTTTTTCCTTCTCCCTGAGAATTATGTGTGCTGAAGATCGACATCCAATATTTTTTAGCACCGGCTGCAATGAGATCTTTAGTCTGACTGTGTATATCTGGCATGTCCACATCTTCCTTGCCTATTACTCACTGCCATCCCTGCTTTTCCTAATTGTGCTATTGTATGAagtagtaaaataaaaaagcagaggagatgatttgaacaggtgtgtgtgtgtgtgggtgtgtgtgtgtgtgtgtgtgtgtaacatgtgaTGCAAATGGCTAGTCTTTTCCTCTTCAGCCCCCGCCACTGAACGCAAGCCATGTAAATTCGAGTGCACTCTGCATCACTTCGTTGAAGTGAAGTGGTTGAGGCCCGGACACCACAAACAGTTATATTTTAACCCAGAGGTGGTTTTGCTGTTCATACCGAgtgatggtgtttgtttgtcagcacaCGTACCAGACATGTAGGAGTTGAGGAAAAGAACGTACACTTCATGACTCAGCCACTACTCGTTTAAATAGAAATTACAAGAGCTGACAATATAAAAACTAATGTGAagtgtttaatttaaataataaggCCTAAATTAGAGTCATGCTAGCTGCTCTGAGGTTCGAGGTAAAGCTAAAACATAATTTATCCTTCTCACTATGttactttaatgtaaaaatcTCACATGGGCTTACTCAGATATTTCACGAGGAGgcagggggaaaagaaaagctccagaaaaagTCAGGAGCTTTCTGGaaatgactcagacatttgcattctcacatacagcccttctggaaaatttcaggaaaatgtccggagttcagtgGATGTCTTCGAGCAGCTCAAGTGATTTGAATTGTTTTACCAAATTCTTTTAACAGTGATTGAGACATTTCACTTGAAAGaaaagattcatcctctggggagcaTGAATGCCTGTAGATAAATTCTTGGCAAAGCATCTGATAGTTAGTGGTGGATCAACATTGCCCCTGGGTAGTTGATGCTGTCCAAAACCCACATCACTGGTGCATAATTCAGTGCAATGTCTCGTTTCTCATAGGTGTGTCAGCCACAGCAGCAAATGTCAACCCACTGACACATAAACCCtctggatcagagcagaaggTGCAGTCAACTACAGTCCACAGCGTCGGTTGCAGAGCTGTGGTCGTTCCTTCCAGGGTTCCCTGCGGGGTGAGACACCCGTCTGGTCAGAGGCCATTTCTTATTTCTTCCACAAAGCACCACTAACATTGGCTACACTGCAGTGCACTGTACTGTCTCCCTGGCAGACCTCTATGGAAGTGTTCATCCTTTTGGAAAATGAGGCTCCTGGCGGCGACACTGAGGTTGAGTTTGCTGGTGAAAATCAGACACTGCGAGTGAAGCCTGTCCACTGGAACGACAGAACCCTGTGTGTCAATGCACCAGGTGAGCAGCATGATAGCAAAAATAATCAATGTATCTGCTCTGCCTGTGTTTAGctactgtgtgttttctgttgcagATTTTCCTGCTGGAAACGTCGGAGTGACCGTGTATATCAACGGAGTGCCACTGAGCAAGGCACAGCTGCAGTACTACAGCAGCATGGAGGAAATCGCTTGCCTTCTTTCCAGGGCTGCAGACCCTGTAGATTTCATGTGTCAGGTAGAGCTATTAAAGGGCTGTTTCAAACAATATCTACTTTTTAGTTGTCTCGGTCAGGCTGCTCAGATTGGAGGGGGAATTAGAAATTTGGGGTGGgcaccttttcacacagtggATTTAGTGTTAGGCGTTTTTccaagttttaaaaacaatagGAAATTCAACCAAACCGTATAATATATCATAGTAACGGTAATAATAATCAGTATTATTagtaaattataattttttatacGTTCCACACACAGACTAGCGCCACCAGACTTTTTTACGCCAGCGCGGAAGCGAATATGCAGGTCATGAGTTCCAATAAGGAAGCTGTGAACGGACGACgctgcaattaaacacaacactgatgattatttttaatgatacaggtgtcattcatttaaaaaacaagttcaacagCCCACTTTgctttggtaaaaaaaataaactgtgaacaCCTGGAGACTTTAGCTTGGTTGTCCTCTGtgagagttttgtttttttgacagcACCTGCAGGCAGCACCAACAACAAAACGTAGTTTCCCCCCGGGGGACCCGAGTGTGATCGATCCGTTCTTTTTATGAATCGATATGGGAACATTCAcattaaaatcaattttaatcAGAGAATAGTTTTTTGAAACCCAGCACTATGTCCAACCAGCAAttcagaaattaaataaatgtgatgtgGCAGATTCAATTGCCACAGAATAAAGTTGACCAATTAGATCTGGGCCACGGCTCGGTTAGACATTTGTCGGAAAAAAGGGTTTCCTAATTTGTCTGTGTATTCTTTTCTCAACaaattattcaattcaattaaatctGCCTGTGGGTGAGccgtgtgtctgtctgattTTCAGGCTCTTCAGGTGCCGTCTGTGGACAAGCTGGACGACAAGTTGTCCTCCATGCTGCTGGAGGCGATGCCCGCTGGAGGCTTCCCTGcactgcagtgtgaaaacacgcCTGAAAGAGGTACAGCTTCATCTGAACTTCACTCTGAAAAGACATCTGCTGACCAATCACactgaggaaacaaaacaaacctggttgaagtattttaaagtttatttagattttcaagGATATTTAACCACCTCAAACtgttctttcttccttccttttttttgctCCTCAAATTAGTTGTATACTTGACAGGAAATCGattgaatatttttttgatTACGGTATGAATGGATGCAAGGTGAAGCCAAAAGTGATCTCTATCAGCAGACTGTGTGTGAATATGCAAAATCTGTAGGTGAGGGACAGGATTTCGGGACTGGAAGCATCTGGTTTCCTGTTTAGATGGCCAATCATGTTTGAGCTAGACAATAATGATGGTAAAAATGTTATTGATATAGTACTTTTCTAGCAAATAAGCACCAAGTGCTCTCCAAGGAATAAAAATTACACAGAACATTAAAAGGTCATCACAAAACATATGCAACACTAACCAAGTGGcgtaaataatgaaatgtatgCATTAAgaacatacataaatacatgaacacaccagaagccccaaaatattgttttcccCCAGACGCAAATTCACCCTAAGACAATAACCAATCAGCTCCGAGATTGACCCAAAGAAATCACgttatttaaaatacaacacactAGCAACATATATGCTAATGCCTGA
The genomic region above belongs to Hippoglossus hippoglossus isolate fHipHip1 chromosome 18, fHipHip1.pri, whole genome shotgun sequence and contains:
- the LOC117752248 gene encoding B-cell scaffold protein with ankyrin repeats-like, producing MSHTAEELLIIYQTEAEQWATYLKSVFTGPIPEAGICCYDIATASSRQDDFLRLTGYSCKLLILSKGMLDGLSQMWRFFLARVLSPAAQVVVLLCGVESLTPLLELVPLNGDECLQISSEQDLHEYLSTVTDIVRKGVSATAANVNPLTHKPSGSEQKVQSTTVHSVGCRAVVVPSRVPCGTSMEVFILLENEAPGGDTEVEFAGENQTLRVKPVHWNDRTLCVNAPDFPAGNVGVTVYINGVPLSKAQLQYYSSMEEIACLLSRAADPVDFMCQALQVPSVDKLDDKLSSMLLEAMPAGGFPALQCENTPERELHHAGSPTLLHFAAQYGLMGVSSLLLQCPGADRALHTANQRGQTPAEIARSHGHAELDVLLRETLNISNPGEENVDAGVHEVMCAAGSPSTADMQKEERGEDEWEEMEDLYASLGGDDEYDTILNSTKAVVIANRPPAPTPRPESTEEEEDRTPYITQVFQKKKTPQGNAEIYSLPTKQARRREHRISSTYDNLVPEQIHGLQQLAELQQRVKAGSLTVDEALERFSDWQRAQKGMDATQKEKLSQLRDIMINSSEDDDSVYDNFNIVHHAPSNTVKESRRVSQPVESEVYSKPLKGQHSHFFWRANKR